The following are from one region of the Penaeus monodon isolate SGIC_2016 chromosome 19, NSTDA_Pmon_1, whole genome shotgun sequence genome:
- the LOC119585230 gene encoding transcriptional coactivator yorkie-like (The sequence of the model RefSeq protein was modified relative to this genomic sequence to represent the inferred CDS: added 36 bases not found in genome assembly) — protein sequence MASSNKDDSLSMEQRGNQIVHVRADSDSELQALFEVVLKPSSQVPLQKPFKMRNLPASFFTPPAHRQSPAPTVTHSREGSADSTYGGGGVGGLRVSGAMSPNTAPQHFRHHSSPASLQQTFAVQQQQQVGHLNLNDDMGSLPPGWEQARTPEGQIYYLK from the exons ATGGCCAGCTCGAACAAGGATGATTCGCTCTCTATGGAGCAAAGGGGTAACCAGATCGTCCATGTGCGTGCTGACAGTGACAGCGAGCTTCAGGCACTTTTCGAGGTAGTGCTGAAGCCCTCTAGCCAAGTGCCCTTGCAGAAGCCCTTCAAGATGCGCAACCTGCCCGCGTCTTTCTTCA TCACCCACTCGAGGGAAGGCTCGGCGGACTCTACCTACGGCGGGGGCGGCGTGGGCGGCCTGAGAGTGTCGGGTGCCATGTCACCCAACACGGCCCCGCAGCACTTCCGGCACCACTCTTCGCCAGCATCCTTGCAACAGACCTTCGCtgtgcaacagcagcagcaggttGGCCACCTGAACCTCAACGATGATATGGGGAGTCTTCCTCCTGGCTGGGAGCAAGCGAGGACTCCCGAGGGGCAAATATATTACCTCAAGTGA